The proteins below come from a single bacterium genomic window:
- the purN gene encoding phosphoribosylglycinamide formyltransferase: MDKLKIGILASGRGSNLQAIIDAVELGNLSADIAIVISDNKDAYALIRAQKYGIKTLFLDPKGFSREDYDRKVVEVLQEENIELVVLAGFMRIITPYFVNAYKNKIMNIHPALLPSFLGLHGQRQAIDYGVKISGATVHFVEEGCDTGPIILQAAVNVENDDTEETLSARILEQEHKIYPQAIQLYAEGKLEIIGRKVRIKQK; this comes from the coding sequence ATGGATAAATTGAAGATAGGAATTTTAGCCTCAGGTAGAGGGTCTAATTTACAGGCGATTATTGACGCCGTTGAGTTAGGGAATCTTTCGGCTGATATTGCCATAGTCATTAGTGATAACAAAGATGCCTATGCCTTGATTCGGGCACAAAAGTATGGAATTAAAACACTTTTCCTTGACCCAAAAGGATTTAGCAGAGAGGATTATGACCGAAAGGTAGTTGAGGTTTTACAGGAAGAGAATATTGAATTAGTAGTCCTGGCGGGATTTATGCGAATTATCACCCCTTATTTTGTTAATGCTTACAAAAACAAAATTATGAACATTCACCCGGCGTTACTTCCATCTTTCCTTGGATTACACGGACAGCGACAGGCAATAGATTATGGTGTAAAGATTTCGGGTGCAACAGTACATTTTGTTGAGGAAGGCTGTGATACAGGACCGATAATTTTACAAGCCGCTGTGAATGTTGAAAATGATGATACCGAAGAAACTTTATCTGCTCGAATTTTAGAACAAGAACATAAGATTTATCCGCAGGCTATCCAGCTTTATGCTGAGGGAAAATTAGAGATTATTGGGAGAAAAGTAAGGATAAAACAAAAATAA
- the gltX gene encoding glutamate--tRNA ligase: MVRVRFAPAPTGYLHLGGARTALFNWLFVKQQQGKFILRIEDTDVKRSTDESVNAILDSLKWLGITWDEGPYFQSQRTHIYQEYAKKLLQDNQAYYCYCSPSELEILRKKATGEAPGYDGRCRNLSPTQRQEYESSGRKPTIRFKSPSGLTQVNDLIRGKVSFDNALFGDFIIFKSDGMPTYNFACIIDDALMEITHVIRGEDHISNTPRQILLYQALGFKIPVFAHLPLILGLDKTPLSKRHGDVAIEHYRQEGYLPEALMNYLALLGWSTPQSQQIFSKEELLIKFSIDRVSKNPAIFDLEKLRWLNGEYIRRLDIDSLTVLCWEYLNKIRNSKFEIRNLKFKEIVRLFQERIKTLSDFVKQAEFFFVNSPKYHPSAVEQILMKDGVRQILEQVKDRLVQLEPFDTNSIEKTIRELADQLKIKASDIIHPLRVALTGDKVSPGLFEVVALLGKEKVQERLIKRRWENG; encoded by the coding sequence ATGGTTCGAGTAAGATTTGCTCCGGCACCAACAGGATATTTGCATCTTGGAGGCGCCAGAACAGCTCTTTTTAATTGGCTTTTTGTTAAACAACAGCAGGGTAAATTCATTTTACGCATAGAAGATACGGATGTTAAACGGTCAACTGATGAGAGTGTAAATGCCATCCTCGACAGTCTGAAGTGGCTTGGCATCACCTGGGATGAGGGACCTTATTTTCAATCCCAAAGAACCCATATCTATCAAGAGTATGCAAAGAAATTATTACAGGATAATCAAGCATATTATTGTTATTGTTCCCCATCTGAATTAGAGATTCTTCGTAAAAAGGCAACTGGGGAGGCGCCAGGATATGATGGTCGGTGTAGAAACCTGTCCCCAACTCAGCGTCAGGAATATGAATCTTCTGGCAGAAAACCCACGATTAGATTTAAATCGCCATCTGGACTAACTCAAGTAAATGATTTAATTCGAGGTAAAGTGTCTTTTGATAATGCCTTGTTTGGTGATTTTATCATTTTTAAATCAGATGGGATGCCAACTTATAATTTTGCCTGCATCATAGATGATGCCTTGATGGAGATTACCCATGTCATTCGTGGTGAAGACCATATTTCTAACACCCCCCGCCAGATTTTATTATATCAAGCATTAGGATTTAAAATACCAGTATTTGCTCATCTACCCTTGATTTTGGGATTGGATAAAACGCCATTGAGTAAACGACATGGAGATGTTGCGATTGAACATTACCGGCAAGAAGGCTATTTGCCAGAGGCACTTATGAATTATCTCGCCCTTTTAGGTTGGTCAACGCCGCAAAGTCAGCAAATCTTTTCTAAAGAAGAATTATTAATAAAATTCTCCATAGACCGTGTCAGTAAAAACCCCGCTATCTTTGATTTAGAAAAACTACGCTGGTTAAATGGGGAATATATCAGAAGATTAGATATAGATTCACTGACCGTGTTATGTTGGGAATACTTAAATAAAATTCGAAATTCGAAATTTGAAATTCGAAATTTGAAATTTAAAGAGATAGTAAGACTTTTTCAGGAACGGATAAAGACACTTTCAGATTTTGTTAAACAAGCAGAATTTTTCTTTGTGAACAGCCCTAAATATCACCCATCTGCCGTTGAGCAAATCCTGATGAAAGACGGCGTCCGTCAAATTTTAGAACAGGTAAAAGATAGATTGGTTCAATTAGAACCGTTTGATACGAATTCTATTGAGAAAACTATTCGTGAATTAGCCGACCAGCTAAAAATAAAAGCCTCAGACATCATCCATCCTTTACGAGTAGCATTAACTGGAGATAAAGTTAGTCCAGGATTGTTTGAAGTAGTCGCTTTATTAGGAAAAGAAAAAGTCCAGGAAAGACTCATTAAAAGAAGGTGGGAAAATGGATAA